The Saccopteryx leptura isolate mSacLep1 chromosome 2, mSacLep1_pri_phased_curated, whole genome shotgun sequence genome has a window encoding:
- the BBS10 gene encoding Bardet-Biedl syndrome 10 protein yields MAVAASVKAALQVAEVLEGIMSGCVGPEGRQILCTKPTGEVLLSRDGGRLLRALHLEHPIARMMVACVSSHLRKTGDGAKTFIIFLCHLLRRLQAVTDKEKDSLISKNIQTHARHWKNCCQWKLISQALQTFQTHILDYVMDQCLSRHFLSIFSSSTKERTLCRNSLELLLESYFCGRVGRNNHNFISQLMCDYFFKCMTCESGFEEVFDLVDDCFVELNIGVTGLPVSDSRIIAGLVLHRDFSVFCPADGDIRTVLVTETIQPVFSTGGSEFILNSEAQFQTSQFWIMEKTKAVMKYLQHHNVKLLLSSVKQPDLVLYYAELNGISVVECLSSEEISLVQRITGLFPILLPQASSQFEVSNTALVTFCKPLILRSKRYVHLGLISTCLFVPHCIVLCGPVQGLVEQHEDALHGAFKMLRQLFKDLDLNYVAQVSDQNSTSSPLIYKNREHNQSPEIVHGSIQRLYQGTVVKNRDELAKAPTDLKVYSNLVVPSVELETNITRLTPKVTPTDTYQTDETLRCSSADKTRIIDDHDSSTESGPTAGSTTENTRIEISYENSLITKIAGKGNMLPVRLKSPEMGTSQCYCFSSISAGCVLPVGGNFEILLHYYLISYAKKCQQSGATMVSVIIANALLAIPKILYKSNKGNHSFLQIYRRSLHALQTDQPMVSTQTGLESVSGKYQLLTSVLQCLTKILTIDLVIGIKRQPQENYNQDSEEEL; encoded by the exons ATGGCCGTTGCAGCGTCTGTGAAGGCAGCGTTGCAGGTCGCGGAAGTGCTGGAAGGCATCATGAGCGGCTGCGTGGGGCCCGAGGGTCGGCAGATTCTGTGCACGAAGCCCACCGGCGAGGTGCTGCTCAGCCGGGATGGAGGTCGCCTCCTGCGGGCGCTACACTTAGAGCATCCCATAGCCAG GATGATGGTGGCTTGTGTTTCCAGTCATCTAAGGAAAACAGGAGATGGTGCAAAGacatttattatctttctttGCCATTTGCTCAGAAGACTTCAGGCAGTCACAGACAAAGAAAAAGATTCTTTGATTTCCAAAAATATTCAGACCCATGCAAGGCACTGGAAAAATTGTTGTCAGTGGAAACTTATTTCCCAAGCTCTTCAAACGTTTCAGACACACATATTAGACTATGTTATGGACCAGTGCTTAAGTAGACACTTTTTGTCCATCTTTTCTTCATCCACTAAAGAGAGAACATTGTGCAGGAACTCTTTAGAGTTGCTCTTAGAATCATACTTTTGTGGAAGAGTGGGAAGAAATAATCACAATTTTATTTCACAATTGATGTGTGACTACTTTTTCAAGTGTATGACTTGTGAAAGTGGGTTTGAAGAAGTGTTTGACTTAGTGGATGACTGTTTTGTAGAGTTGAACATTGGTGTCACTGGCCTTCCTGTTTCAGATTCCAGGATCATAGCGGGGCTTGTGCTTCACAGAGACTTTTCTGTGTTCTGTCCAGCAGATGGTGACATAAGAACAGTGCTGGTAACGGAAACCATTCAGCCTGTCTTTTCAACTGGTGGGTCAGAGTTTATTCTAAATTCAGAGGCACAGTTTCAGACATCTCAATTTTGGATTATGGAAAAGACAAAAGCAGTAATGAAATATTTACAGCATCATAATGTAAAATTGCTCCTCTCTAGTGTGAAACAACCAGACTTAGTTCTTTATTATGCAGAATTGAATGGCATATCTGTGGTGGAATGTTTATCATCTGAAGAAATTTCTCTTGTTCAGAGAATCACTGGTCTCTTTCCCATTTTACTGCCACAAGCCTCTTCACAGTTTGAAGTCTCAAACACTGCTTTGGTGACATTTTGTAAGCCCCTTATCCTTAGATCCAAAAGGTATGTTCATCTTGGCTTGATTAGCACATGTCTGTTTGTACCACACTGCATAGTTCTTTGTGGACCAGTGCAAGGTCTTGTTGAACAACATGAGGACGCTTTACACGGAGCATTTAAAATGCTCCGGCAGTTATTTAAAGACCTTGATCTAAATTATGTGGCACAAGTCAGTGACCAAAATTCTACATCAAGTCCTCTTATTTATAAGAATAGAGAACATAATCAATCACCAGAAATTGTTCATGGCTCAATACAAAGGCTGTATCAGGGCACAGTTGTAAAGAACAGAGATGAACTGGCAAAAGCTCCAACAGATTTAAAAGTATATTCAAATTTGGTCGTTCCAAGTGTAGAACTAGAAACAAACATTACACGTTTGACACCAAAAGTGACACCAACAGATACATACCAGACAGATGAAACACTGAGATGTTCATCTGCAGACAAAACCAGAATAATTGATGACCATGATTCATCTACTGAGAGTGGTCCTACTGCTGGTTCAACAACAGAAAATACTAGAATAGAAATTTCTTATGAAAATTCATTGATCACAAAAATTGCTGGAAAGGGTAATATGTTACCAGTGAGACTGAAGTCACCAGAGATGGGTACGTCCCAGTGTTACTGTTTCTCCTCTATATCAGCAGGTTGTGTTTTGCCAGTAGGTGGTAATTTTGAGATCTTGTTACATTACTATCTTATCAGCTATGCCAAAAAATGCCAACAATCAGGAGCAACTATGGTTAGTGTGATAATCGCTAATGCACTTTTAGCCATTCCCAAAATCCTGTATAAGTCTAACAAAGGAAATCACAGCTTTCTGCAAATATATAGACGCTCTCTCCATGCACTGCAAACTGATCAACCCATGGTAAGCACCCAGACAGGTTTAGAATCAGTATCTGGTAAATACCAGTTACTAACCTCAGTTCTTCAGTGTTTGACAAAAATTTTAACCATTGATTTGGTAATTGGTATTAAGAGACAGCCTCAGGAAAATTATAATCAAGATTCAGAAGAGGAACTATGA